A part of Methanohalobium evestigatum Z-7303 genomic DNA contains:
- a CDS encoding C15orf41 family protein — protein sequence MEKERYRWIYESIDIFDDVEELAEKFMEPVGVISSILSQKTVSKVKKTQPKVQKYSHRHLKKWEKGQSIQDIAKENKLPESLMATILLKEMGYSKKQVFNNPDILSDERLKKETKEVIESDFHYSPKAHKLQSIRGQMGEDIIEKWLIQNNIDYYTEYDLREYGHTKTPDFVLNDTLIIEGTDIQWIESKAIFGDEKEHSHYFKKQFKQYEEKFGQGMIVYWYGYLDNIDLNNHIIKDYQFFYSYKLVDDVESLLSFSIQW from the coding sequence ATGGAGAAAGAACGCTATAGATGGATATATGAATCCATTGACATTTTTGATGATGTCGAAGAACTGGCAGAAAAATTCATGGAACCTGTCGGTGTGATATCATCTATACTGTCCCAAAAAACAGTGTCAAAAGTTAAAAAGACACAACCAAAAGTTCAAAAATACAGCCATAGACACCTGAAAAAATGGGAAAAAGGCCAGTCCATACAGGATATTGCAAAAGAAAACAAACTCCCTGAATCACTTATGGCCACCATTTTACTCAAAGAAATGGGTTATTCAAAAAAACAGGTATTCAACAACCCAGATATTCTTTCTGATGAGCGTTTAAAAAAAGAAACTAAGGAAGTAATAGAATCTGATTTTCATTATTCACCCAAAGCCCACAAATTGCAGAGTATTCGAGGACAGATGGGTGAAGACATCATTGAAAAATGGCTAATACAAAACAATATTGATTATTATACAGAATATGACCTGCGTGAATACGGGCATACCAAAACACCGGATTTTGTGTTAAATGATACTCTGATTATTGAAGGAACAGATATTCAATGGATTGAAAGCAAAGCCATATTCGGTGATGAAAAAGAACACAGCCATTATTTTAAGAAACAATTCAAACAATACGAAGAAAAATTTGGTCAGGGTATGATAGTTTACTGGTACGGTTATCTGGACAACATAGACCTTAATAACCATATTATAAAAGATTACCAGTTTTTTTACAGCTATAAACTTGTGGATGATGTTGAAAGCCTTTTAAGTTTTTCAATTCAGTGGTAA
- a CDS encoding DHH family phosphoesterase, producing the protein MASVKATNPSTKTKTKPSYLPAKSKIKPTYLVLGSGSIGFAVAKELRELDKDLVIIDKDPAKIETLREEEYEAIQGDISNPETLNQINVRNLTAVLVLSSDNESNKSAIENIKKLVSPDVYCVARASDVINKKEMESKGADYVIIPSRVVATSLARTLERAESMRRGTKLTRWLKDIADKKLGVVVHDNPDPDAIASAMALKEIAKTYGIESTIFYHGEIGHQENKAFVNLLDIDLNRMEETDISDFQNIALVDCAVPGSNNMLDRDTHVGIVLDHHPVEDAEIDADYIDIRPNIGATATILTKYLQELNIDITSNLATALLYGIRTDTQDFKRNTDPADLSAASFLYPLADHEILEQLERPSIATETLEVFGEAIKNRQVFGSYLLSNVGTVRDRDTLPQAADYLLNLEGISTSIVFGVSKDKIYLSGRSNDIKINLGDVMKRAFGEQSAGGHATAAAAQVPLGVFSAAKDRQTLLRLVNEAVVKKILSAVGVEEAED; encoded by the coding sequence ATGGCCAGCGTAAAGGCTACAAACCCGTCCACCAAAACTAAAACTAAACCCTCATATTTACCCGCCAAATCAAAAATAAAACCTACTTATCTCGTCCTTGGTAGTGGGAGTATTGGTTTTGCCGTAGCTAAGGAACTTAGAGAACTTGATAAAGATTTGGTCATCATCGATAAAGACCCTGCCAAAATCGAAACTCTAAGAGAAGAAGAGTATGAAGCAATACAGGGTGACATAAGCAATCCTGAAACTCTTAACCAAATCAATGTAAGAAATTTAACAGCTGTGCTTGTATTAAGTTCTGATAATGAATCCAACAAATCAGCCATAGAAAATATTAAAAAGTTGGTTTCTCCTGATGTTTACTGTGTGGCACGTGCATCAGATGTTATCAATAAAAAAGAGATGGAATCCAAAGGTGCTGATTATGTTATAATACCCTCGAGGGTGGTGGCTACATCACTTGCAAGAACACTTGAACGTGCCGAATCCATGCGTAGAGGTACCAAGTTAACACGATGGCTGAAAGATATTGCCGACAAAAAACTTGGTGTAGTGGTTCATGATAATCCTGACCCAGATGCTATTGCCAGTGCGATGGCTCTTAAAGAAATAGCAAAAACCTATGGTATTGAAAGCACTATATTTTATCATGGTGAAATAGGACACCAGGAAAATAAAGCCTTTGTAAATCTTCTGGATATTGATTTAAATAGGATGGAAGAAACAGATATTTCAGATTTCCAGAATATAGCACTGGTGGATTGTGCAGTACCCGGATCCAACAATATGCTTGACCGAGATACCCATGTAGGTATTGTACTCGACCATCATCCTGTAGAAGATGCAGAAATTGATGCTGATTATATTGATATTAGACCCAATATAGGAGCAACAGCAACAATTCTTACAAAATATCTACAGGAATTAAATATTGATATAACCAGTAATCTTGCAACAGCGCTGTTATATGGTATAAGGACAGATACACAGGATTTCAAAAGAAATACAGACCCTGCCGACCTTTCTGCAGCTTCTTTCCTTTATCCCTTGGCAGACCATGAAATCCTTGAACAGCTTGAACGTCCCTCTATAGCAACAGAAACATTGGAAGTCTTTGGAGAAGCAATTAAAAACAGACAGGTTTTTGGAAGTTATCTTTTGTCAAATGTGGGAACAGTCCGAGACCGTGATACACTGCCACAGGCAGCTGATTATCTGTTGAATCTTGAAGGCATATCCACATCAATAGTTTTTGGGGTATCCAAGGATAAAATCTACCTTTCAGGACGAAGCAATGATATAAAAATCAATCTTGGAGATGTCATGAAAAGGGCATTTGGGGAACAATCAGCAGGAGGACATGCAACAGCAGCCGCAGCACAGGTTCCGCTTGGAGTGTTTAGTGCAGCAAAAGATAGACAGACACTTCTACGTCTGGTCAATGAAGCGGTTGTGAAAAAGATATTGAGTGCAGTAGGTGTGGAAGAAGCAGAAGATTGA
- a CDS encoding bifunctional ADP-dependent NAD(P)H-hydrate dehydratase/NAD(P)H-hydrate epimerase, giving the protein MYTITTSQMNAIDKNCEYFGLSTLQLMENAGAGIAKEVKNFIESGTIVVIAGRGNNGGDAFVAARHLAQYSNYKVKIILLGRSSQIKTDDAIKNYQILKHCDITDILEVSDSTQILNLDWIDSADVIIDAILGTGVKSKIREPESTAIDMINNSKAKTISVDVPSGFDPDGGDFEKSVFSDVTLTFHRMKPGLESKDINRYAKSVKVVNIGVCSDAEKIVGRGNLEMLKKRSESSHKGNSGRILIIGGGAYSGAPGLTSLAALRTGADLVTIATPKNVADIIASFSPNLIVDSLSSEVLCSEDIPKIKDLVKSHDVVIIGMGIGRDDRSKSAIEKIIPCCQKVVVDADGLYGLNYNSISESGCEVIITPHAGEFSYLQNKNTPKDRDSRACDVMDFSKNNHLITILKGKEDIISDGERILYNQTGNPGMTVGGTGDVLAGITGALFAVNSAIDAASCGAFINGAAGDLAFEEKGYGLLATDIIDRITDVINIDK; this is encoded by the coding sequence ATGTACACAATAACAACATCACAGATGAATGCAATCGACAAAAATTGTGAATACTTTGGTTTAAGCACACTTCAACTTATGGAAAATGCAGGAGCTGGGATAGCAAAAGAAGTTAAAAACTTTATTGAAAGTGGTACAATAGTTGTTATTGCAGGTAGAGGAAACAATGGAGGAGATGCTTTTGTTGCAGCAAGGCATCTGGCACAATATAGCAATTATAAAGTTAAAATCATACTTCTGGGTCGCAGTAGTCAGATAAAAACCGATGATGCAATTAAAAATTACCAGATTTTAAAACACTGTGATATCACAGATATCCTCGAAGTTTCAGATTCTACCCAGATTTTAAATCTAGATTGGATTGATAGTGCCGATGTAATAATAGACGCCATACTTGGTACAGGTGTTAAAAGCAAAATACGGGAACCTGAATCCACTGCCATTGACATGATTAATAACTCTAAGGCAAAAACGATCTCAGTCGATGTTCCATCAGGTTTTGACCCTGACGGTGGTGATTTTGAAAAATCAGTGTTCTCAGACGTTACACTAACATTTCACAGAATGAAGCCCGGTCTTGAGTCAAAAGATATTAACAGATACGCAAAATCTGTCAAGGTCGTGAATATTGGGGTTTGTTCAGATGCTGAAAAAATTGTAGGAAGAGGGAATTTAGAAATGTTGAAAAAGCGTTCTGAAAGCAGCCACAAAGGTAATTCAGGCAGGATACTGATTATAGGTGGTGGAGCATATTCAGGCGCTCCCGGGCTTACTTCACTGGCTGCATTAAGAACAGGTGCTGACCTTGTTACAATTGCCACACCAAAAAATGTTGCAGATATTATAGCATCATTTTCTCCAAATCTTATAGTAGATTCACTCTCCAGTGAGGTGCTTTGTTCTGAAGACATCCCCAAAATCAAAGATTTGGTTAAATCCCATGACGTAGTTATTATAGGGATGGGGATAGGACGGGATGACAGAAGCAAATCAGCAATTGAGAAGATAATCCCCTGTTGCCAAAAAGTTGTTGTAGATGCTGACGGATTATACGGACTTAATTATAACAGCATCAGTGAATCCGGTTGTGAAGTTATTATCACACCACATGCAGGCGAATTTTCATATCTCCAGAACAAAAACACACCCAAGGATAGGGACTCACGTGCCTGTGACGTCATGGATTTTTCAAAAAATAATCATCTGATAACAATATTAAAAGGCAAAGAAGACATCATATCTGATGGTGAAAGGATATTATACAATCAGACCGGAAATCCGGGTATGACTGTTGGAGGGACGGGAGATGTACTTGCAGGAATTACAGGAGCGCTTTTTGCAGTAAATTCTGCAATTGATGCTGCATCCTGTGGTGCATTCATAAACGGCGCCGCCGGTGACTTAGCATTCGAGGAAAAAGGTTACGGTTTACTTGCAACTGATATCATTGACAGAATTACAGACGTTATAAATATAGATAAATAA
- a CDS encoding 3-isopropylmalate dehydratase large subunit, translating into MSDNNQPMTISEKIMSKASGTNVRAGDFVFADIDRAMTHDITGPLAVKGFYEIMENKENPKVWDPNKIVIIFDHQVPADSLNAASNHIMLREFAKEQAILNYDVYEGICHQVMPEKGHIKPGDLVVGSDSHTCAYGAIGAFSTGVGSTDMAAVFASGKLWFKVPETIRFEIDGELPDNVYSKDVILHVIGDVGADCAMYKTAEFGGSAVRNMSVSERMTMSNMAIEMGGKAGIIESDKVTEDYIKERVPGYKLDSEWKSDDGANYSEIRKYDVSNLEPQVACPHNVDNVKPVTEVEGTELDQVFIGSCTNGRYEDLEIAAKIMDGKKVADNVRLLIIPASRTEYMKLLKAGYIEQFMEAGAIVESPCCGPCMGGSFGLLGDGEVGLATSNRNFKGREGSPESFVYLSSPATAAASALTGKITDPRKI; encoded by the coding sequence ATGTCGGACAATAACCAACCAATGACAATTTCTGAAAAAATAATGTCTAAAGCTTCAGGAACGAATGTAAGAGCAGGAGATTTTGTATTTGCTGATATAGACCGTGCAATGACTCATGATATCACAGGTCCCCTTGCAGTAAAAGGTTTCTACGAAATAATGGAAAATAAAGAAAATCCAAAGGTATGGGACCCGAATAAAATTGTAATTATCTTTGATCATCAGGTTCCTGCAGACTCATTAAATGCAGCATCCAATCATATAATGCTCAGGGAGTTTGCAAAAGAACAGGCAATCCTTAATTATGATGTCTATGAAGGTATATGTCATCAGGTAATGCCTGAAAAAGGACATATTAAACCCGGTGATTTGGTAGTGGGTTCGGATTCTCATACATGTGCTTATGGTGCAATTGGCGCATTTTCTACAGGTGTAGGTTCTACTGATATGGCGGCAGTATTTGCTTCAGGAAAACTGTGGTTCAAGGTGCCTGAAACAATACGATTTGAAATTGATGGAGAATTACCTGATAATGTATACTCAAAGGATGTCATCCTTCATGTGATAGGAGATGTGGGTGCTGACTGTGCCATGTACAAGACCGCTGAATTCGGTGGGTCGGCAGTGCGAAACATGTCGGTCTCAGAACGTATGACTATGTCAAATATGGCAATTGAAATGGGGGGAAAAGCAGGAATTATAGAATCTGATAAAGTGACCGAGGATTACATCAAGGAACGGGTTCCTGGTTATAAACTCGATTCTGAATGGAAATCAGATGATGGGGCAAATTATTCAGAAATTCGAAAATATGATGTATCCAATCTTGAACCACAGGTGGCATGTCCACACAATGTTGATAATGTAAAACCCGTAACTGAAGTAGAAGGTACAGAGCTTGATCAGGTATTTATCGGGTCATGTACAAACGGGCGTTATGAAGACCTTGAAATTGCTGCAAAAATAATGGATGGGAAAAAGGTTGCAGACAACGTTCGTTTGTTGATAATCCCTGCTTCAAGAACTGAATATATGAAACTTTTAAAAGCCGGATATATTGAACAATTTATGGAGGCAGGAGCAATTGTAGAATCACCCTGCTGCGGTCCATGTATGGGAGGTTCATTCGGTCTTCTTGGTGATGGAGAAGTAGGACTTGCCACATCTAACCGCAATTTCAAAGGACGGGAAGGTAGTCCAGAATCATTTGTTTACCTGAGTTCACCGGCTACAGCAGCTGCATCAGCTCTTACCGGAAAAATTACAGATCCCAGAAAAATTTGA
- the moaC gene encoding cyclic pyranopterin monophosphate synthase MoaC: MAKEFTHTVDDRVQMVDTSKKDSVSRQAVASGKIILTEDTINNIQSSSIEKGNVLATARVAAIMAAKKTSDTIPMCHPIPITGIDTNFDINNNYITASVKVKSVGKTGVEMEALNGVSTALLTIWDMVKSAEKDETGNYPHTKIQDIEVVEKTKSESI, translated from the coding sequence TTGGCAAAAGAATTTACACATACTGTTGATGACAGAGTTCAGATGGTAGACACCAGTAAAAAGGATAGTGTATCACGCCAGGCTGTTGCTTCAGGAAAAATTATACTCACAGAAGATACAATCAATAATATACAATCCAGTTCCATAGAAAAAGGAAATGTACTGGCAACAGCACGAGTAGCAGCCATCATGGCTGCAAAAAAAACATCTGACACAATCCCTATGTGCCATCCCATTCCGATTACGGGTATAGACACCAATTTTGATATTAACAATAATTATATTACAGCAAGTGTCAAGGTTAAATCGGTCGGAAAAACCGGTGTTGAAATGGAGGCACTTAACGGTGTTTCAACCGCTTTACTTACCATATGGGATATGGTAAAATCTGCTGAAAAGGATGAAACCGGTAATTACCCTCATACAAAAATCCAGGATATAGAAGTTGTTGAAAAAACCAAATCAGAATCTATATAA
- a CDS encoding endonuclease III domain-containing protein gives MNISSQDLMQIYQHLMDEFGPQYWWPADTSFEVIVGAILTQQTKWINVEKAISNLKNNYLLDKKALAYADIEKIEELIYCCGFYRQKATRLKNVANYFFENGLDSVFNQDINKLRSTLLSLKGIGEETADSIILYSAEKPKFVIDAYTKRIMGCLGIDGNYKQLQSHFESKLPVDVNLYQEYHALIVEYAKNYCVKKQCDNCLLLKTNINIHKNK, from the coding sequence ATGAATATTTCAAGTCAGGACTTGATGCAGATATACCAGCACCTGATGGATGAATTCGGACCTCAATACTGGTGGCCTGCAGACACTTCTTTTGAAGTTATAGTGGGTGCTATACTTACCCAGCAAACAAAATGGATAAATGTTGAAAAAGCAATATCAAATCTTAAAAACAACTACCTTTTAGATAAGAAAGCACTTGCATATGCAGACATTGAAAAGATTGAAGAACTTATTTACTGCTGTGGATTTTATCGACAAAAAGCTACAAGGCTGAAAAATGTAGCCAATTACTTTTTTGAAAATGGGTTGGATTCTGTTTTCAATCAGGACATTAATAAATTAAGGTCAACACTTCTTTCGTTAAAAGGAATAGGTGAAGAAACAGCCGACAGTATAATTCTCTATTCGGCAGAAAAACCCAAATTTGTAATCGATGCTTATACAAAACGTATAATGGGATGTCTTGGAATAGATGGTAACTATAAACAACTTCAATCACATTTTGAAAGTAAATTACCGGTCGATGTTAACCTTTATCAGGAATACCATGCATTGATTGTAGAGTATGCAAAAAACTATTGTGTCAAAAAACAATGTGATAATTGTCTACTTCTTAAAACCAATATAAACATTCACAAGAATAAATAA
- a CDS encoding NOG1 family protein → MIFEKIHSVPTSDELLDKAFRRASRARRGKVIKNMKSNREAYESMILTSANILSDNLANIVRRFPDFDELSDFYYDLADVIVGVDKLKKSLGSVNWASEKIHDMGREQIGKIRSSNNPQSIQKEVYGRMSSIMKSIDKDLKFLNEARNTLRKLPDVDVDAPTIVVAGYPNTGKSSFVALATKARPEVAIYPFTTKGISIGHFTRDNIRYQVIDTPGLLDRPMSDRNDIELQAITALKHLGSVLLYLVDASETCGYTVDDQKRLYEEIKQQFDLPMFAVSNKSDLPEFQELDFVDMEMSTVTSEGVEEVVNNLVDMIGAKQEFFKDIPH, encoded by the coding sequence ATGATATTTGAAAAAATCCATTCTGTTCCCACTTCTGATGAATTGTTAGACAAGGCATTCAGAAGAGCATCCAGAGCCAGACGCGGAAAAGTAATTAAAAATATGAAAAGTAACAGGGAAGCCTATGAATCCATGATATTGACGTCTGCAAACATCCTTTCTGATAATCTTGCCAATATTGTAAGACGTTTTCCTGATTTTGATGAATTATCGGATTTTTATTATGATTTGGCAGATGTAATAGTAGGAGTGGATAAACTTAAAAAATCATTGGGCTCAGTTAACTGGGCGAGTGAAAAAATACATGATATGGGGAGGGAGCAGATTGGTAAAATCCGCAGTAGCAATAACCCGCAATCGATACAAAAAGAAGTCTATGGGCGAATGTCTTCTATAATGAAATCTATTGATAAGGATTTAAAATTTTTAAACGAGGCAAGGAATACTTTACGCAAATTACCGGATGTGGATGTTGATGCTCCTACGATAGTAGTTGCAGGGTATCCAAATACAGGAAAGTCCAGTTTTGTGGCACTCGCTACCAAGGCACGTCCAGAGGTAGCTATCTATCCATTCACGACAAAGGGAATATCTATTGGACATTTTACAAGAGATAATATAAGGTATCAGGTAATAGATACACCGGGTTTACTTGATAGACCAATGTCAGATAGGAATGATATAGAACTACAGGCAATCACCGCATTAAAACACCTTGGGTCAGTTTTGCTCTATCTGGTAGATGCAAGTGAAACTTGCGGATACACGGTAGATGACCAAAAACGTCTGTATGAAGAAATCAAACAACAATTTGACCTGCCAATGTTTGCAGTGTCCAATAAATCAGACCTTCCTGAATTCCAGGAACTTGATTTTGTGGATATGGAAATGTCAACAGTAACCTCAGAGGGAGTGGAAGAGGTTGTTAACAATTTGGTTGATATGATAGGAGCAAAACAGGAATTTTTCAAAGATATTCCACATTAA
- a CDS encoding ribose-phosphate diphosphokinase, protein MKIIGGPASQLLASRVARELNDKPILCEFDKFPDGEQYIRILDEDIENERVAIIQCTYSDSDLISLLQLIDACEDAKQINVIIPYLGYSRQDKKFKNGEAISARAITRTLTADNVFTVNVHEKSILEYINANSANDLEASYLLGNHIESLDLKNPLIVAPDSGAIYLAENASSKTGIEYDYLEKERISGDEVSIKTKNMDITGRDVVLIDDMIATGGTMAESIKILKSQGANDVYLACVHPVLAKNAVLRLFNAGVRDIISTDTIEKAESAVSVAPLIADSLNKI, encoded by the coding sequence TTGAAGATAATAGGAGGACCAGCATCCCAGCTACTTGCATCCCGGGTTGCAAGAGAACTAAACGATAAACCTATACTTTGTGAATTTGATAAATTCCCTGACGGAGAACAATATATACGAATACTGGATGAAGATATTGAAAATGAAAGAGTTGCTATAATACAGTGTACATATAGTGATTCTGATTTAATATCATTATTACAATTAATTGATGCCTGCGAAGATGCAAAACAAATCAATGTGATTATACCCTATTTAGGATACAGCAGACAGGATAAAAAGTTCAAAAATGGAGAAGCAATCAGTGCACGTGCAATCACCAGAACACTTACCGCAGACAATGTGTTTACTGTTAATGTTCATGAAAAAAGCATACTTGAATATATCAATGCAAACAGTGCCAATGACCTTGAAGCATCATACCTGCTGGGCAATCACATCGAGTCCCTTGATTTAAAAAACCCATTAATAGTAGCTCCTGATTCTGGTGCAATCTATCTTGCAGAAAATGCATCATCTAAAACCGGTATAGAATATGATTACCTTGAAAAAGAAAGGATATCAGGTGATGAAGTATCCATCAAAACAAAAAACATGGACATCACCGGAAGAGATGTGGTTTTAATTGACGATATGATTGCCACTGGAGGTACAATGGCTGAATCCATTAAAATACTGAAATCACAGGGTGCAAATGATGTATATCTTGCCTGTGTACATCCTGTACTGGCTAAAAACGCAGTTTTGCGTTTATTCAATGCTGGGGTCCGAGATATAATATCTACCGACACTATTGAAAAAGCTGAGAGTGCTGTCAGTGTCGCACCATTGATAGCGGATTCATTAAATAAAATATAA
- a CDS encoding phosphoribosyl-ATP diphosphatase, giving the protein MSQSDADLSVLNEIYDVIQDRKHNPVEKSYVCSLLNHNKGIDKILEKIGEESVETVLAVKNKNREDIVYESSDLIFHLLVMLAANDIQLSEIADELEKRRS; this is encoded by the coding sequence ATGTCTCAATCAGATGCTGACCTATCGGTATTGAATGAAATCTATGATGTAATTCAGGACCGAAAACACAACCCAGTTGAAAAATCCTATGTATGTTCACTCCTTAACCATAATAAAGGGATAGATAAAATCCTTGAGAAGATAGGAGAGGAATCAGTAGAAACTGTCCTTGCTGTTAAAAATAAAAACCGTGAGGATATTGTTTATGAATCCTCTGATTTAATATTCCATTTACTTGTAATGCTTGCAGCGAATGATATACAGTTATCAGAAATAGCTGATGAGCTTGAAAAACGCCGCAGCTAA
- a CDS encoding CBS domain-containing protein, whose product MELTPIQKDIIIALINLQRQKNHAIKGEDIAEVIQRNPGTVRNQMQSLKVLGLVEGVPGPKGGYKATGKAYEALNIPSLEKEAIVKIYRNNKLVEGSTAAEISFTTVRHPELCNGMIKVLGDIREFKEGDKLQVGPTPVNQLIVRGEVVGRDDTNNSLLFTITEMVSIPKIPVKNYVTKDSVMVNVNATLQEAARIFVKNNIHGSPVEDKSSIVGVVTFTDIGDAIASGKMSLKVRDIMTKELITVDGDTPLNEAVKIFNKHNIGGLVVTINGVPEGFVSKTDVLHELAVY is encoded by the coding sequence ATGGAACTTACCCCCATCCAGAAAGACATAATTATCGCGTTAATTAATCTCCAACGACAGAAGAATCATGCCATCAAAGGTGAAGACATTGCGGAAGTTATCCAGAGGAACCCGGGTACTGTGCGCAATCAGATGCAGTCTCTGAAAGTTCTTGGACTTGTAGAAGGTGTACCCGGTCCAAAAGGTGGTTACAAAGCCACCGGTAAAGCATATGAAGCATTAAATATACCATCATTGGAAAAAGAAGCCATTGTTAAAATATATAGAAACAACAAACTTGTTGAAGGGAGCACTGCCGCTGAAATCAGTTTTACAACAGTGCGCCATCCGGAACTCTGCAACGGTATGATAAAAGTTCTTGGAGATATAAGAGAATTCAAAGAAGGAGACAAACTTCAGGTCGGTCCCACTCCTGTTAACCAGCTTATTGTCAGAGGAGAAGTTGTAGGACGTGACGATACTAACAATTCTCTGCTTTTTACAATTACAGAAATGGTTTCAATACCAAAAATACCTGTTAAAAACTATGTCACCAAAGATTCAGTAATGGTCAATGTAAACGCTACATTACAGGAAGCAGCACGCATATTTGTTAAAAACAATATTCACGGGTCACCTGTTGAAGATAAAAGCTCTATCGTGGGAGTGGTTACATTCACGGATATTGGAGACGCCATTGCAAGCGGAAAAATGTCGCTAAAAGTAAGAGATATTATGACAAAAGAACTGATTACAGTAGATGGTGATACCCCCCTTAACGAAGCAGTTAAGATTTTCAACAAACATAACATAGGAGGACTTGTTGTCACAATAAATGGAGTGCCTGAAGGTTTTGTATCAAAGACGGATGTACTTCACGAACTTGCTGTATACTAA
- a CDS encoding RNA-guided endonuclease InsQ/TnpB family protein, protein MFLNPKYYIYVNTTGHIAVASNPKTGKVWKFGKKAEHIHKKYKNTRRKLQVKGKYKKVKQIKNKENRIVRDLNHKISKKIVEVAAEKNCGIKLENIKGIRKTAKQRKSFKYSLHSWSFYQLQFMLEYKARLLGVKIEFVDPEYTSQNCSRCGYLGIRNGESFKCPHCGHVDHADANAAFNIAMRPGGQSGTDRDVSDGSTGAPQVATV, encoded by the coding sequence CTGTTTTTAAACCCAAAATATTATATATATGTCAATACCACGGGACATATAGCAGTGGCGTCAAATCCTAAAACTGGCAAAGTCTGGAAATTCGGTAAAAAAGCAGAACATATACATAAAAAATACAAGAACACCCGCAGGAAACTACAGGTAAAGGGCAAATACAAAAAAGTCAAACAGATTAAAAACAAAGAAAACAGGATAGTCAGGGATTTAAACCACAAAATCAGCAAGAAAATTGTGGAAGTAGCAGCTGAAAAAAATTGTGGTATAAAACTTGAAAACATCAAAGGAATCCGTAAAACTGCTAAACAACGAAAATCATTCAAATACTCCCTGCACAGCTGGTCGTTCTATCAACTGCAATTTATGTTGGAATACAAAGCTAGGCTGCTCGGAGTTAAAATTGAATTTGTAGATCCTGAATATACTTCTCAGAATTGCAGTAGATGTGGTTATTTGGGTATTAGAAACGGTGAATCGTTCAAGTGTCCTCATTGTGGGCACGTTGATCATGCGGACGCAAACGCGGCGTTCAATATAGCTATGCGTCCAGGTGGTCAATCTGGTACAGACAGAGATGTATCAGATGGGAGTACTGGCGCCCCACAAGTGGCAACGGTGTAA